In Peromyscus eremicus chromosome X, PerEre_H2_v1, whole genome shotgun sequence, the sequence ggcccaaaggaaaaaaactctgcctacaagtatgcatcatacctcttacatcttggccataaggaagagaatactgaggatggtagcacatgtgtttaatcccagcatgcaggaggcagaggcagggggatctctgtgattttgaggacagcctggtgtacacaatgGTTTCCAGTCTACCTAGGTCCAGACtgtaaaaccttgactcaaaaaaaggagataatgaaattgagatgtaattcaaaccatgatttttaatgtacctattgtcccaaattgtgtattttggctcagtgctatgctgggaaggatcaagaagtgagTGTAATGTCCAAattgtctcctctctcttccctgacTCACTTACAAGTTGAGgggagctctgctggccttgatgtcttttgccacatttcttttttcattttaattttttatatactttttttttaattttacttaccaaccccagttctccctccctccccttctcccgcttCCCTGCAAGTTCTCCTCATGCCACCcgctggcaatgggaccaggtcttatcctgggtacacgaaatggctttattttttaattttttaattcaatttacataccaactacagatcaccctctcaacgctcctccaattcctccctcctttccccccaacgacccatgccctcctccaaaagggttagtCCTTCCATGGGGGAAcaagaaagcctggtacatttagttgagtcaggaccaagctcctccaccatgcgtcaagagtgagcaaggtgtcccaccacaggtaatgggatccagaaaaccagatcatgcaccagggatagatcctgatcccactgccaggggcccctcaaagagaCCAAGTTTCTCCCGCATGCAGAGGGTAGTATAGTCCCTTGAGGGCTCCAcatctgttggtctaaagttcgtgagtttccACGAACTTggtccagttgtctctgtagatttccccatcatgatcctgaccccgtcttcctcattcttattccctctctcaactggctcctggagctcggcctggttcttggttgtggatttctttacctgcttccatcagttactggatgaaggctctatgatgacaggatatttaTCGATCTAATAACCAGGTtatgccagttcaggcaccttctccactattgctagtagtttattctggggtcatccttgtggattcctggaaattcccctagcaccaggtttttccctagacccataatgacaccctctatccagacatctctttcattactctcccactccaaGTTCCCTAGGTTAACCATGTTCTCAATCCCTAAACccttcccccactgcccccctcacccccagtttactcatgtagatatcctctgtttctccttcccaaggtgatccatgtgtccctctaagggtcctccttgtttcctagctcatgaactgcctttttagagcacattccctgtggtgtgatgccttattctgccttgtttcTATGATAACACATGTGAAGAGGGAGATTCTCTAAGTCTACAGAACTAAGATCACGGAAACTAACCAAGAAATCTATCATTTTATCCCAATCATGAGCTCCTTGTCAGGTCCCTCTTTAATAAAGAACAGGcctaaaacaaaactccaggTTGTTGTATAGTCTAATTTGTTATCACTACCAGAAGAGTTTCtgagaaatttcaaattaaaatgcatcTTTGTCTCAAGTTACCCCCTCCTATCGGTCTTATCTATAATGTTGTTCAGAGAGAGCAGTTAGGAGCCTCACTTCATAGACGAGACAAACTAAGTTCAATGACTTGAGAGGAAGGTTTTGTTTCAATGTGTCCTTTAGAGATTTTTTAAGTGCTTCTTTCctatacaaaagaagaattattCTCAAAGCAAATATTGCAAGACAGCTAAGTTCTACTTCCTTAAGACAGCATATTTTGACACCACTGAAAGttgcaaagcagaaaaaaagcaggcaacaagtgaaactcaactcaaaatgctAACAATGCCTATGATGCAACCTGGAATGATCTCTAACTACAAATTATACCCCGGAGACCAGCACATCATGGAAGACTATTGATCATGAGTTAAGTacagagagcttctctccagaactgccttttcaaacattaaaaaattaattgaacatcATTTTTGGAAGGGAGGGGATGTATTAAGATGGATTAGACGATTCTACACATAGGGAAAACATTCTAAttaagagactttaaaaactattgtagATGTTTATTTGATACTAGCAATGGGGTCAGTTATCataaagtatttctcttcatcacaaaatagtaaggatttcaaaagtccaaagggaaaaatctagaagctttaaaaatttgtttgaactgagccctaattcttctcaaaaagGGCCTCCAAAATCTGGAGTAGAATTATCATACTccataatgaaatgcttgagttCTTCAACATGTTGCTCACCTATTTCATGCAAACTCTGCTTCATTGCAAACTGTATAGATTTTTCTAAGGAACGATCCTTTTCAACCAGCCTTTCCACCACCATCCCGAAAGTTTCACAGACTTGTCGGTAAACCTTCTCAATCTCCGTGATTTTTGATGCAATCACTTTTGAGCGACTGCTAAGCTGGCTGTCTTCACACAATTCTGTGCCAGCTGTTGTGTTGGACTCGGGTTCTTCTGTCTGGTTGATACATAACGGTGCCTTGGATCCCGTCTCAAACTCGGACATTTCAGCCAAgtgattttcttctgacttcttgggattttcattagcccacttgcttgcagcatcagcctgttccttctcagtcagccggctggggctttttaacaccttggatgaagaacctgaaggcacagtatctcttgatgttttcaaaaactggatGGCTCTCTCTTTACATCGATGTCGAGACTGATGGAAGGAGCACATCCTGCTTCTACTGCTGAGACTGGAGCCAAATCTGCTGTGTAGGGAGTCCTTCCCACCCACACGTGATTCTCTCAAAAAAGGAGCGCCCCATTTATGGGGAGATCGTTGTCTTGAATAATGGGAAGAATACAGACGTCTTCTTCTAAAGCCGTTTCTCATGACCCTGTACTGAGGCTGTCGGCTTGTGGCATACTCATCTCTTGACCATCGGTAGCCAAAAGGGCCTCTTTTGTAGGGTGGGCCACTTCttggattctgagaaaaacagcgGCCCTCATCACTTTTTTGGTAATCCACGTGACAGTAGTATCTACTGTAGCCTCCTTCATCGGGTCTGGCTAGCAGAGAtggtctcttgtctcccagaggcgGTCTGTTTGGCACAACGGTTGCCATCACTGGGATGGTTCCAAGGAGGCGCTTGTTTTCGTGGAAGTTGCTTGTAGTCATACCATCCCTTTGCTTGATTTCCTGGAAGTGGCTTGTAGTCACACCATCCTTCAGACCACATCTCATCTCGTGGAAGCCACTGGACATCTGCAACCAGAAATGTGTACTTCCCTTTCTGTTCACTTTCAATTTCTAAGGATACTCATGGCTTAGTTCAAGAATCTGTTATTGTCTAAAAATTCGTCCTTGGATCTCTCCAACACGCACGTTCCACCGCTGCTGCTGAAACcccaccaacagctctctaattaaaCTTAGGACCACTCAACAGCAGGGAAATCATGCCAGGTGTTTCAAAGCTAGGAAATTAGCTgaggctagtgaggtcatgcgtCCTAGAAGAGAATTTAGTACTACCACTTGACTAAGTCAGTACAATTCCTAAGTGAATTCCAGTTACTacaaataagtgtagctctcacccctcaccacaaaaagcttctctttgcaacagagagagaccattgcagaaaaccacaaccactcaaattcagagaacaagtgattgtgGGGTGTCTAgccccaagacacacacacacacacacacacacacacacacacacacacacacatatctcaaCTCCTgggcctaaggctcagggagcatcattaagaggaagaggaaagtttgTAGGAACCAGAAATCAAAGGGAAGCTTCACAGTTGATATttcaacaatatgactgcctgaacaagacctgaataaggacaataccaatcaatatgctaacttgaaagggggaaatctcataggGTTTACCTCTAAAGAAAGAACTACAGACTGctaaagaattagtcttccccagggatgactcTTTTAACTGGTTACCAATATCAAGTCGTCAGCTCTGAATCATATACTTATACAAGAAACACTAAGTAGACTGGGAATgctgtgttttatatttatgggtgtgtgtgtgtgtgtgtgtgtgtgtgtgtgtgtgtgtgtgtgtgtgtgtgttgtgtgttaattaaggaaaagagatcataaatttgaaaaGTAACCAGGAGGAGATGATatggaagggaaggaaatagaaaaggaaaggatgtgattgtattatcatttctaaaaatttaaaaattaaataatatataaataaacattgaaaacatataaggaaaagaacataaacacataaaatatttatttaacagtgaacaaatttaaaaggaattaaaattaatttatgtagtagcaaaaaatcataatattctaataaaattcactagtgaaaaaaataaagtaccttaaaatacaagcttataaaatatttatttaacatattgaacaaatgtaaaatgaattaaaattaatttatgtaacaggcaaaaatcataatgtcataacattgtatatagtttttcttatattagttataacttttgtccttttttctttttattaaaatagaaaagaggaaatatggtgatattttatttgtactgaaatgtgattttatttgtatttaataaataaagttgcctggtgatcagagctaatagcaagccatagcagaaccTGGGCCGTGGTGtcagacacctttaatccagatcaaatgacagacagatctctgtgtgttcaaggatacagccagcatggagacacacgcctttaatctcaataccaaccacacaagacctggaggtctgtatagacaggcagtgatgaggagctcatgtggttgggtttacaaccaatgaggaggcagaacaaaaagtcaataaaaagacacacaggatGTAGGTCTTTTTCTGAGGAAAAGGACAGTGGCGGCAAGAATTGTCATAAGTACATGACGAGAGGCGGCAGGAAGTTTTTaggtctcagctctcagctactgctctgacctcttgggctttgaactctgcatttggctctgtatttcttatttaataagactcctCATCTACATACTCCTACGAGAAATAGTTTCTTCCTTAAAACTCCTCAACTGCATGTTCTATCATTAATACAGAAATTCTAATCATTTAGAGAGTTACAGGTTGTCATGCTCTGGACCACAGACATGCTGTCTAGCTGCAGGTCTGCACCCCTTTCTCCAGCCCACACAGATGTGCTACCCAGCTCAGCCCTGCATCCCACCCTCCAGCTCAAGAGACAGGACACTACATGTCTCATAGAGCCTATGCTTCCTGGGCTTCCACAGCATTGTAGCCATCAGGACCCCCAGCTTCACACCCATATCAGCACGAAGCAACCAAGAATGATTTCTACAGCCTTTGTCACTTACCCATCTTTCTATATTGAACTTTCCAGCCTAGGGGTGGAATGTCCCTTTAAATATGTTCTATTATTGTATAACTTCTGCCCATGATCCTGAAATATATACACTATCAGACATTCTCCTCATGTACTTATGACAATTATTCTGTATACAAGCCTTGCTAGTATACCCTAGGTAAGCTTCAACTGCAGCCTTGGCCGCACAGATGCTCGTGACTAACTCAGTTAACTCCTTATCTAACAATGCCtcttgaaaatacaatttaaCTAAATTAATACCACCAATCAGAGATTAATAGATAGAGTTAATGTTTCAAACTAATCATTTCTTTATAACAACTGAGACTCATAGTATTCAGACACTTGACCATATTATGTGGTACTAGttaatgatagatttttttatgTTATTCCGTTGCTCCCTTTTTGGGACAGAGATATTCTAACTTACACAACTATTCCTATTAGATAGTTATACTAATTCTCAGCTTACCATTTACAGAGActatcaattataaatatatattattattgatacaaatattaGGTATCCATATTAATTAaccattactttttatttttcaagtcagtcatcttcatatttaaatttatccACGTTTTTTACTGCCCTAGAGAGAATTAAAcattatcctatttttttttactaaatgcAAAAACCAGAACTGCtgtaagccacaggaaaatgtaatggaattcacctactatcacaaaagctactaccttGAAAAGTCAAGGATATTTCTAAAGGTCAAGCCGTGGCTAAAGAAATCCTGGTgacattttagcttttgtatatatattagctgattcctgcaatgatttccttgtatgctatgtatgcttccaagaactcataacagtgtaTCTTATCTGAAACACCTATCAAACATCCAGGGTCAAACAacctcctgaattaaggtaaattaagctcagaccttcctttcttatacaaccttagtGGTATTCTTACTAACATTTTAaactcctaacatttacctaaccacctctaggaatgaagtttgagcacataaattccctttgaTATATTGACCCATTTTAGCTCTTAGTAGacttcctcctttaccactccccttttgagttgttaaagaaagcctgatggtcactgcctgaggaaaactcttgtctgcttTTATGACTCAGTAAGatttcaagcctggtgacctggctttAGCTAGAGTAGtactattgcatgggtatatgactgtaaacctcagagacttagagAGGACTTTTTGAGGATTTTGAATggagaggattttgactggagaactagatggagaacgtgaggatgagatggaagatgaagaagagccagatggggaaaaacaagatgggtaagaacaagatgagaaagaccaagattggGGTAAAACTAACATGAGAGAATTAAGAATTCAGAACATAGAGGGGGCAGTAGATAGAGGCAgcgagaaatcaggcaagagaggagctaggcatgagtttgaactgaagctgtataaGTAACAGTATAAGGTAAACGGACTAAGAGCGCAGTGTACTTGGATTCTTTCCCCAAAAATAATTCTTGCCGTTTGCAggatctcttctgggcccctgtgAAGAAtagtattaaggctggtccttaataatatttgagaattttcattattaaattcaCTATGCATAGAAGTTATTGTAGTAGAACAAGTTTATCAAAGGGAAAacttgaaatttcttttaaatattaccaTTTTAGAGCACTCATTCATGTATGTATAAACTACCCTATTTATCTTAAATAGATTACCTGAACTAAACATAGTCATTGTAAGATAAATCGAGAAAGTTATTTTGTGCTGACATTAGAATTGCCAAGCTAATTCTCAAAAAGTGTATATTATCTGATTTGATATTCATATTTCCTGTCCATTTTACCCTACACCAAGTTCTTCATGCCTAGCAGCATTCATGCTAGTATGCAAATCCAATGTTTTCAAGGACCTCAAATGACCAACATGAAATTCAGATGAGTGAGTCAAAGATACGTGAGAGTTATGATATGTGATAGTATTCAGATAAACACAGGGAACTATAAAATTAGACAAGAAGCCAATTTATCCCAGATTGTAGGAAAGGAATGGGTTTCCTAGAgacagatatatttaaaattgaaagtaGTGGGATAAATTGGGGCTAAACAATGGAAGGCATTGTGAAGTGTTCAGAAACTCCAAGGAGAAAGCATGTGCCAAATCACTAAGGCAATGCACAGGAAGATAATTTGAGGACAGGAAAGTGCCCCAGTGCTTCTGAATGGTGCAAGcctgagtgtctgtggaggcaaagggaaacagaaatccttcacaaaaacaaatacagcactgaaataattaaacaaaaacctttcatccagcaacaacaaaattgcTCAAAGGAAAACTGGTAAAATGTGCAATAATCAAACCAGGTTTCTCTATCAGTAAGATAACATCTTCATCCATATCCTTAAAAATACACTTTCTCAGTATATTAATTGCTATATAAATCTGacctctcaaagaatcaacttgaCCAGGGGTTTCAAAACTCATTCTATACAACTCTGCCACAGCTAGATCTTTAGAATGAAAGTGAATGGCCCATGGGGAGCCACTAATTTCAACCATTATTCACTTGGTGCCTTCAGAAGATTGTATGACCTTCCAAAAGCAATCCATATATGTAAATGTTATAGGACCCAACATGTAAACCGTGACAAACAGAACAATTGTTTAAGGCTGCATTCGGGAGTCTAGCTGTGTCTGTGTTGTGAATCTGTGAACTTAAGCAAAAGCAGATAAGAGTATTGGAAAAACAACTTGCATCTGTACTCTAAGGagactatttttcttctttttattgtctacacaataaatatctatatataatagGTACTTCCATAATAAGAGCATTGCAGTAAGTATTATTAAGCAATCTAGGGATGTAtttcagcatacagaaagacattcacaGATGTTGTCACAAATTTAGCTACAAAATCCCAGGACAGGCCATGCTAAAAATGCAGAGTAGCATTTGTAATATCAATTCCAGGCACCCTCTGTTCTATTTAAACAACATTACTTGTTCTTTCCCTAACACAATCAGCAGTGATTTGCTGGCCCGCAGGCTCTGAGGAGCAAGGGTCCGGATCACCCTTTCTCACTCAGTTAGGAGGCTCAAGCAGATCTCACCGCAACACTGATGGTAGCCTGACAACAGGTACCGTCCTGGTGCAAGAGGGACCTGACAGTCTCCTAAGCACCCCTTGCCTTTCCCAATCATGGTGCCCCTTCCAAAGTCCTTATCATGGCCGCCAACAGTGGGCACCAGACTAGCTAGCACTCGTGACcctaaggaagagaagagggtcCTCAGCGTCCCTCCTCATTCAGAAAACTTGGATGTTTGCCCTGCAGCTGCATGCAGAACGGCCAGGTGAGGCAGCTCGGGACTGGCCCGTGCAGGCCGAGGACAGTCATTCCAAGGGCCCCTCCTGAGAGCTGCTGGATTGCTGAGACCAACTGTCACTCGAATTCTGTGTGCTTCTTCCGGACATGTCTGCAGTTCTCAGGAAAGGAGAGCCTCTCTGACAGGATACTGCTTAGATGCCGCTTGCTGTGAGTCACCATTGCCAAGTATATTCCCTACCTCTTGAGAGGGGtaatttcccatttccctttttcttgttCAACTACCTTATTGGCTAAATGGCCAGACGTGTGGAGAGAGGCCAGTGAGCCTCAGCCCAGACGTTGCCCTCTTACCATAGACTGCAATTTTCCCAGCTTCCCCAGCCTGGGACCCCCTTCACTGTCCCCCAAAGAGATGGTGACCATAGACCACAGTTTTCCCAGCCTCCCATGCCCTTCAGTGTCCCCCAAAAGgatgattgtagctagagttttcctgcctggcccacagtcagtacaaatctctctcacctgccagtcccacagccactcagacccgaccaagtaaacacagagacttatattggttacaaactgtatggccatggcaggcttcttgctaactgttcttacagcttaaattaatccatttctattaatctataccttgccacatggctcgtggcttaccggcatcttcacatgctgtttgtcatcgtggcggctggcagtgtctctctgactcagccttccacttcccagctttattctcctccttgccccgcctatacttcctgcctagccaacggccaatcagtgttttattgattaatcagcaacacatttgccatacatcccacagcagatgatgACCATAGACCAaggttttcccagcctccctgaCCTGAGACACCCTTAGGTGTCCCACAAAGGGATGATGACACCTCACCCCACTGGGGGAAGGACTGGACCAGCATAAAAGACCCAAGGGACTTTGCACCTCCAGGGCGGTTCGACTGACTAGACACAAGTTCAGGAGCCAGAAGCCCTATGAGGACAAAACATTCAAAGTCCCCGACTCGTGGACTGCAGATAGTCTGCAGAGTCTTAGGGCTTCTATAATGAGTACATCCAATAAGAAGACCCTGGACCCCATAAAAGagctgaaagagaacaagggaggaaaAGTTCCACTTTTGCGGGAGGTTCCTGAGTGCAGGAGTAACCCACTGAGCAGGAAACCCAGACCATCTGCCTTACAGCCTGCCACCAGGCCCATACCTAGGAAGGTGAAAAGAAGCATGACTATGTCTACTGTGTTTGAAAAGCCTATGGACATTGACCAGTTGCACACCAGAGTAAGTGCAACATCTTCAGAACACTGTGCTGGAGATGCTAGTGAAAAGTTCAAAGATGACACAGTGCCTGGACCATCTTCTGCTGACTCTCCCACTGACCAACGTGGACTGGTATTCTCCCCACTTATTCAAGGATCTCTGCAAACTTCCCCACATGCCCATGGAGCTCTGGGATGTTCCCCCTCTTCCCAAGATGCTCAGGAACTATTCCTCTCCACTCAAGAGGTTCTGGGAGGACTCCAATGTGACCAAGGAGCTATGGGCCATTCCACATCTGCACAGGAATTCCAGAGACCTCCCACTTGTGCTCGAAGGAAAATCAAACATATCTCCTCTTCCAGAAGGGGTTTCAGAAGTCCATCCTCTAACCATGGGGTCACCAATCGTTCCAGTTCTTTCCCAAAGAGTTTTAGACAAGGCCCTTCTGATCAAGGGGGCCTCCAACAGGCCCCATCAGACAGAGGCTTCCAAACCTTCTCCAAAAGGGGGACTCAGTAATTTctcattttccaaaaatggattGAGTCCCACCACCTCTCCCCAGGGGACTTTCACAACTTTGACAGCTGCCAAAGGTGGCTGGAGAGCTACTACCTCTAATGAAGacagtcaaggacttttccactCTCCCCAAAAGGACCCTAAGCAACCCAATTCTGCTGAAGTGAGTTTGAGTCCTGCCTCCTCTGACCAAGGGAATTTCATAACTTTACCATTAAAGCAAGAGGGCTTTAAATGTCCTCAACCACTAAAAAATGAGCTCAGCTCTTCCCTTACAGCCAAAAGCCTTACGGCAAACACTATTCCCCAAGTGTGCTTCACACCACCCATCTCTGGCCAAGCACAAACAAAACTATCCACATCTATACCAGGAGCTCAAGGACCTTTGCCATCTTCAGAAGGGGTCCTAGAGGGTTCCATATATATGCATGAGGTGTTAGGAACTCCCAAGTCTGCCCAAGGGACTCTTGGGccttctcaacacacacaaaggGCTCTAGCGCCTTCACCATCTTCCTCAGGGGTTCTGAGTCCTCCCATATCTGTCAAGGGGACTCTAGGATTGTCCACATCTAGAGTAGAGGGTCCAAGACCTATTCTCTCTCACAAAAGGAGATTCAAACCTTCTGTTATGAAACGGGCCCTACACATTGCCACTGTAgccaaaggagatggagagatgctcCCTTTAAACAAGGGGATTTCACAGTGTCCCTATCAGACCAAGAGGGCTTCAAATAT encodes:
- the LOC131898935 gene encoding LOW QUALITY PROTEIN: periphilin-1-like (The sequence of the model RefSeq protein was modified relative to this genomic sequence to represent the inferred CDS: inserted 2 bases in 1 codon); this translates as MWSEGWCDYKPLPGNQAKGWYDYKQLPRKQAPPWNHPSDGXTVVPNRPPLGDKRPSLLARPDEGGYSRYYCHVDYQKSDEGRCFSQNPRSGPPYKRGPFGYRWSRDEYATSRQPQYRVMRNGFRRRRLYSSHYSRQRSPHKWGAPFLRESRVGGKDSLHSRFGSSLSSRSRMCSFHQSRHRCKERAIQFLKTSRDTVPSGSSSKVLKSPSRLTEKEQADAASKWANENPKKSEENHLAEMSEFETGSKAPLCINQTEEPESNTTAGTELCEDSQLSSRSKVIASKITEIEKVYRQVCETFGMVVERLVEKDRSLEKSIQFAMKQSLHEIGEQHVEELKHFIMEYDNSTPDFGGPF